One region of Zootoca vivipara chromosome 7, rZooViv1.1, whole genome shotgun sequence genomic DNA includes:
- the TRAF3IP3 gene encoding TRAF3-interacting JNK-activating modulator isoform X2 has product MASGEVGEASAVHGSLLPHWSHPEIKTPRKRKVTLKCIWKVFCTAASCAISMIKEIFKSHGWRGPRHESYEEKYERRQEKRENLRRRRNKTTCRLTDKRQSKEAKELLQRRREKVILRRRNLTMEGPGSKEVHLTPGTDMPLVPENRPGDLGERSAYLRSLPANQEFGDNCTSQLHTKSVQHSFTDTFAHGSLSSSLENMFMVKVYKTCKGTQTTDELSTVKKSSGQQTDCGTAVLDKEIIQLSNYLKEALHRELLLKQKMAILQELLAALLQAAEKSWKGQLNEDKLKCRLGALENQLQTCTQSHSKRSLKRILLEMEDQKQNYELKAKESLQKLLEEKLQVEGQLQNAQRALAVAEEDCALWKEHYNTLNEDWSQLTDKHIELENNLHVLENKLQWSDNQNFQLHQALQSSETERAQLYSRINNLQEDYKVTIECLSVVEGKLRSEERDKLQLEATIKHLHNGMQNQSSSGR; this is encoded by the exons ATGGCATCTGGAGAAG TAGGTGAAGCCTCCGCAGTTCACGGAAGCCTCCTTCCACATTGGTCACATCCAGAAATCAAGACTCCAAGAAAGAG GAAGGTGACTCTCAAGTGTATTTGGAAAGTGTTCTGCACTGCCGCGTCTTGTGCCATAAGTATGATAAAAGAGATTTTCAAATCCCATGGCTGGCGTGGCCCCAGGCATGAAAGttatgaagaaaaatatgaacgcCGGCAGGAAAAGCGAGAAAACCTGCGCAGAAGGAGGAACAAGACCACATGCCGTCTCACGGATAAACGGCAGAGCAAAGAGGCCAAGGAGCTACTTCAAAGACGCCGAGAAAAAGTGATCCTCAGAAGAAGAAATTTAACAATGGAGGGGCCAGGAAGTAAGGAAGTGCATTTGACTCCTGGCACAGACATGCCCCTGGTTCCTGAGAACAGACCTGGAGATTTGGGGGAGAGATCAGCATATCTGAGATCATTGCCTGCTAACCAG GAGTTTGGGGATAACTGTACCTCTCAGCTTCATACCAAATCTGTGCAGCATAGCTTCACTGACACTTTTGCACATGGCAGCTTGAGCTCCTCTCTAGAAAACATGTTCATGGTGAAAGTTTACAAAACCTGCAAAG gTACCCAAACCACAGATGAGTTGAGTACAGTAAAGAAAAGCTCAGGCCAACAGACAGA ttgtGGAACAGCAGTTTTAGATAAG GAGATTATTCAACTTTCTAACTACCTCAAG gAGGCACTTCATCGGGAGCTACTGCTGAAGCAGAAGATGGCCATCTTACAGGAACTTCTTGCCGCGTTGCTGCAAGCAGCAGAAAAGTCTTGGAAG GGTCAGCTAAATGAAGACAAACTCAAGTGCAGGCTAGGTGCCCTGGAGAATCAATTGCAGACATGCACCCAG agTCACTCAAAGCGGAGCTTAAAGAGGATTCTGCTGGAGATGGAAGATCAAAAGCAGAACTATGAGCTGAAAGCGAAAGAGTCTCTTCAGAAACTCCTTGAGGAGAAACTGCAGGTGGAAGGGCAGCTTCAGAATGCCCAG AGAGCCCTAGCTGTTGCAGAAGAAGACTGTGCCCTCTGGAAAGAACACTACAACACATTAAATGAAGACTGGAGCCAGCTGACTGACAAGCACATTGAACTGGAAAACAATCTTCATGTCCTGGAGAACAAACTTCAG TGGTCTGACAACCAGAACTTTCAGCTGCACCAAGCCCTGCAGAGCTCTGAGACTGAACGTGCCCAGCTCTATTCCAGAATTAATAATCTGCAAGAAGACTACAAGGTCACAATTGAGTGTCTCAGTGTAGTGGAAG GCAAGCTGCGAAGTGAAGAGAGAGATAAGCTGCAGCTGGAGGCAACAATTAAACATTTACACA